From Homoserinimonas aerilata, a single genomic window includes:
- a CDS encoding histidine phosphatase family protein, translated as MPASRIHLVRHGEVHNPDAILYGRLEGFGLSELGHRMAAAAAKSLDGHPVTALYASPLQRAQESAKPWADAFGLTITTDERLIEPTNRFEGRTFEFGPGVILRPQAWPWVVNPFKPSWGEPFVDVAARMMSVIEDAWNSVDDGEVVMVSHQMPIVMVQRLVTGRKLYHDPRKRRCSLSSVTTLERGPLGAFAEVDYQEPAAELSAQAADFGAV; from the coding sequence CGCCATCCTGTACGGGCGGCTGGAGGGCTTCGGCCTCTCGGAGCTGGGCCACCGCATGGCCGCCGCCGCCGCGAAGTCGCTTGACGGGCATCCGGTTACCGCCCTCTACGCGTCGCCTCTGCAGCGCGCGCAGGAGTCGGCGAAGCCGTGGGCGGATGCTTTCGGTCTCACGATCACGACCGATGAGCGTCTGATCGAGCCGACGAACCGTTTCGAGGGCCGCACCTTCGAGTTCGGCCCCGGCGTGATCCTGCGGCCGCAGGCGTGGCCGTGGGTTGTGAACCCGTTCAAGCCGAGCTGGGGTGAGCCCTTCGTCGACGTCGCCGCCCGCATGATGTCGGTCATCGAGGATGCGTGGAACTCGGTCGACGACGGCGAGGTCGTCATGGTGAGCCACCAGATGCCGATCGTGATGGTGCAGCGGCTGGTGACCGGCCGCAAGCTGTACCACGACCCGCGCAAGCGCCGCTGCAGCCTGTCGAGCGTGACGACCCTCGAGCGTGGCCCGCTGGGCGCCTTTGCTGAGGTCGACTATCAGGAACCTGCGGCAGAATTGTCGGCGCAGGCCGCCGACTTCGGCGCGGTCTAG
- a CDS encoding TlpA family protein disulfide reductase, protein MFRAGAVALAAVVLLAGCTGDPLAERYGNGGSDNRTSNDGAITEIAPENRGDAPTFEGTTDAGGTVSSDDYAGEILVVNFWYAACGPCRAEAPDLEALFQEHKDSGVSFLGVNTLDQSATALAFARNYGISYPSVMDGDTGEVRLAFAGQASPSAVPTTLVLDKKGRVAVRFLGQITAPSNLDTVIRELLAEEL, encoded by the coding sequence ATGTTCAGGGCCGGCGCGGTCGCGCTGGCGGCGGTTGTGCTGTTGGCAGGGTGCACGGGTGACCCGCTGGCGGAGCGCTACGGCAACGGCGGGTCCGACAATCGCACCTCCAATGATGGCGCCATCACAGAGATAGCGCCCGAGAATCGCGGCGATGCGCCCACCTTCGAGGGCACCACGGATGCCGGTGGCACAGTCTCGAGCGACGATTACGCCGGCGAGATCCTGGTGGTGAACTTCTGGTACGCCGCCTGCGGGCCGTGCCGCGCGGAGGCCCCCGACCTGGAGGCGCTGTTCCAGGAGCACAAGGATTCCGGCGTCTCCTTCCTCGGCGTGAACACGCTCGACCAGTCGGCGACGGCGCTCGCCTTCGCCCGCAACTACGGCATCAGCTACCCCTCGGTGATGGATGGCGACACGGGCGAGGTGCGGTTGGCGTTCGCCGGCCAGGCCTCGCCGAGCGCGGTGCCGACCACTCTCGTGCTCGACAAGAAGGGCCGCGTGGCGGTGCGCTTCCTCGGGCAGATCACGGCGCCGTCGAACCTCGACACGGTCATCCGCGAGCTTCTCGCTGAGGAGCTGTAG
- a CDS encoding cytochrome c biogenesis CcdA family protein has product MDSIGEIVLGGNLLLAVPLALLAGLVSFASPCVLPLVPGYLGYIGGVTELAETDAGRRRNRNRLLLGVLLFVLGFSVVFVTFGVLFGVAGLLLTRWMDLITRIAGVIIIVMGLVFIGRFGAMQRTVKPRWKVATGLAGAPFLGIVFGLGWAPCIGPTLVAVLALGLNGESATRGGVLAFFYCLGLGIPFLLVALGFGWVAGSVSWLKRNIRLVNLIGGGLLVLIGLAMVTGLWSAFITSFGAVIGSFVPAI; this is encoded by the coding sequence GTGGACTCGATCGGCGAGATCGTTCTCGGCGGTAACCTGCTTCTCGCCGTGCCGCTCGCCCTTCTGGCCGGGCTCGTCTCCTTCGCTTCGCCGTGCGTGCTGCCGCTCGTGCCCGGCTACCTCGGCTATATCGGGGGTGTCACCGAGCTTGCTGAGACGGATGCGGGGCGCCGCCGTAACCGCAACCGCCTGCTGCTGGGTGTTCTTCTTTTCGTTCTCGGGTTCAGCGTGGTCTTCGTCACCTTCGGTGTGCTGTTCGGGGTGGCGGGGCTGCTCCTCACTCGCTGGATGGACCTCATCACCCGCATCGCCGGTGTCATCATCATCGTCATGGGGCTCGTGTTCATCGGCCGCTTCGGGGCCATGCAGCGCACGGTCAAACCACGCTGGAAGGTCGCTACCGGCCTTGCGGGGGCCCCGTTCCTCGGCATCGTCTTCGGCCTTGGCTGGGCGCCGTGCATCGGCCCGACGCTTGTCGCAGTGCTCGCGCTCGGCCTCAACGGCGAGTCTGCGACTCGCGGTGGCGTGCTCGCGTTCTTCTACTGCCTGGGCCTCGGCATCCCGTTCCTGCTGGTCGCGCTCGGTTTCGGCTGGGTGGCGGGCTCTGTGTCGTGGCTGAAGCGGAACATCCGACTCGTGAATCTGATCGGTGGAGGGCTGCTCGTGCTCATCGGACTGGCCATGGTCACGGGCCTCTGGTCAGCATTCATCACAAGTTTCGGGGCGGTGATCGGCAGCTTTGTCCCGGCCATCTGA
- the resB gene encoding cytochrome c biogenesis protein ResB, whose translation MSRPSDHIDSPAPQKGVNQPTLGVVGYLRFFWRQLTSMRTALMLLLLLAVAAIPGSLVPQRGADPNGVVQYFTDHPDLAPVLDGLQLFDVYTSVWFSAIYLLLFLSLIGCVIPRSSHHLKALRTPPPKTPARLERLEGFTTVDAPGVDAASAIESARAMLRRSGYRVRMFDTGRALSVSAERGYLRETGNLVFHTALIGVLVSVGIGGGFAYNGQKVIVVGQPFVNVLNDFDTFNPGRFFSEGSMPAYRLTLDSFSAKYETENFDAYGFASNFVAGLTVHEAGRDAYQAEVRVNQPVEIMGQENYLVGNGYAPHVTVTDADGNVAFTGSVPFIPQDGNLTSLGIIKIPDAVPEQIGLRGFFYPTVAALESGALTSTFPDLYDPMLTLNVYTGDLGIDDGTPRSVYSIDTDRMTQLAGGDADVEAIRLRPGEASELPGGIGTITFDDMSQDTANGESVPRFATLDVHNDPSRGWVLVFAVLALLGLMAGLFVPRRRVWVKAVDDGDGGIRLEYAGLARGEDPGLAAAVAELAGSHARQLGVRLAP comes from the coding sequence TTGTCCCGGCCATCTGATCACATCGACTCGCCCGCGCCACAGAAGGGTGTGAACCAGCCCACCCTCGGCGTTGTCGGCTACCTGCGCTTCTTCTGGCGCCAGCTGACGAGCATGCGCACGGCCCTCATGCTGCTTCTGCTGCTCGCCGTCGCCGCCATCCCCGGCTCTCTCGTGCCGCAGCGTGGCGCCGACCCGAACGGCGTCGTGCAGTACTTCACCGATCACCCCGATCTGGCGCCCGTGCTCGACGGCCTGCAGCTGTTCGACGTGTACACCTCGGTGTGGTTCTCGGCCATCTACCTTCTGTTGTTCCTGTCGCTCATCGGTTGCGTCATCCCGCGCAGCTCGCACCATCTGAAGGCGCTGCGCACGCCTCCGCCGAAGACGCCCGCCAGATTGGAACGCCTGGAAGGTTTCACGACCGTCGACGCGCCTGGCGTGGATGCGGCATCCGCCATCGAATCGGCGCGCGCGATGCTGCGCCGTTCCGGCTACAGGGTGCGGATGTTCGACACGGGCCGTGCGCTGTCGGTGTCGGCCGAGCGCGGGTACCTGCGCGAGACCGGCAACCTGGTGTTCCACACGGCCCTCATCGGGGTGCTCGTGTCGGTGGGCATCGGCGGCGGCTTCGCCTACAACGGGCAGAAGGTCATCGTGGTGGGGCAGCCGTTCGTGAACGTGCTGAACGACTTCGACACCTTCAACCCGGGCCGCTTCTTCTCGGAGGGCTCGATGCCCGCCTACCGGCTCACGCTCGACAGCTTCTCCGCCAAATATGAGACGGAGAACTTCGATGCCTACGGTTTCGCCAGCAACTTCGTGGCGGGGCTGACCGTGCACGAGGCGGGCCGCGACGCGTACCAGGCCGAGGTGCGCGTGAACCAGCCCGTCGAGATCATGGGGCAGGAGAACTACCTCGTCGGCAACGGCTACGCACCGCACGTCACCGTCACGGATGCCGACGGCAACGTCGCCTTCACCGGTTCCGTTCCGTTCATCCCGCAGGACGGCAACCTCACCTCGCTCGGCATCATCAAGATTCCGGATGCCGTTCCGGAGCAGATAGGGCTGCGCGGCTTCTTCTACCCGACGGTGGCGGCGCTCGAGTCCGGTGCACTCACGTCGACGTTCCCCGACCTGTACGACCCCATGCTGACGCTGAACGTGTACACGGGCGACCTCGGCATCGACGATGGCACCCCCCGCTCCGTGTACTCGATCGACACCGACCGGATGACGCAGCTCGCCGGCGGCGACGCCGACGTGGAGGCGATCCGCCTGCGCCCGGGCGAAGCATCCGAGCTGCCCGGTGGCATCGGCACGATCACCTTCGATGACATGTCGCAGGACACCGCCAACGGCGAGAGCGTTCCGCGTTTCGCGACGCTCGACGTGCACAACGACCCGAGCCGCGGCTGGGTGCTCGTCTTCGCCGTACTCGCGCTGCTCGGGCTGATGGCCGGGCTGTTCGTGCCGCGGCGTCGCGTCTGGGTGAAGGCGGTCGACGACGGTGACGGCGGCATCCGCCTCGAATATGCGGGGTTGGCCCGCGGAGAAGACCCCGGCCTCGCGGCCGCAGTGGCCGAGCTTGCGGGCAGCCACGCCCGGCAGCTCGGAGTTAGGCTTGCCCCATGA
- the ccsB gene encoding c-type cytochrome biogenesis protein CcsB, translated as MIDTLDSYSLVAIYSAMAVYTLAFALFAVDLAKRSANSKKAQDATALSAGQLGAFEGAAGVAVLERTDAPAAPRYRFERVAFALTVLAWALHVAGVVLRGVAQGFVPWANMFEFSLTSSAIVTTVFLVIQFWQDLKFLGVYMTGFVLVSLGMGTVNFYVPVKPLPDALDSYWLIIHVFVAALATALFAIGAGLSLLQLLQSRREDVGRGLGFLRTLPNSLRLENLAYLVTVVGFVFWTFTLIAGSIWAERAWGRYWGFDTKEVWTFIIWVVYAGYIHARATRGWRGARSAWLALIGFASVMFNYTIVNVFFKGLHSYSGL; from the coding sequence ATGATCGACACGCTCGACAGCTACTCTCTCGTGGCCATCTACTCGGCCATGGCCGTGTACACACTGGCCTTCGCGCTCTTCGCCGTTGACCTCGCCAAGCGTTCGGCGAACTCGAAGAAGGCGCAGGATGCGACGGCCCTGTCGGCAGGCCAGCTCGGCGCCTTCGAGGGTGCAGCTGGCGTCGCCGTGCTCGAGCGCACCGACGCGCCCGCCGCGCCGCGTTACCGCTTCGAGCGCGTGGCCTTTGCGCTGACCGTGCTCGCCTGGGCGCTGCATGTCGCCGGCGTCGTGCTGCGCGGCGTAGCCCAGGGCTTCGTGCCGTGGGCGAACATGTTCGAGTTCTCGCTGACCTCGTCGGCGATCGTCACGACCGTGTTCCTCGTCATCCAGTTCTGGCAGGACCTGAAGTTCCTGGGCGTCTACATGACCGGCTTCGTGCTCGTGTCGCTGGGCATGGGCACCGTCAACTTCTATGTGCCGGTGAAGCCGCTGCCCGACGCCCTCGACTCGTACTGGCTCATCATCCACGTCTTCGTGGCCGCACTCGCCACCGCCCTGTTCGCGATCGGCGCTGGCCTGTCGCTGCTGCAGCTTCTGCAGTCGCGGCGCGAAGATGTGGGGCGCGGCCTCGGCTTCCTGCGCACCCTGCCCAACTCGCTCAGGCTCGAGAACCTCGCCTACCTCGTCACCGTCGTCGGCTTCGTCTTCTGGACATTCACCCTCATCGCCGGGTCCATCTGGGCGGAACGCGCATGGGGCCGCTACTGGGGCTTCGACACGAAAGAGGTGTGGACGTTCATCATCTGGGTCGTCTACGCCGGCTACATCCACGCCCGCGCCACGCGCGGCTGGCGGGGTGCGCGCTCGGCCTGGCTGGCCCTCATCGGCTTCGCCTCCGTGATGTTCAACTACACGATCGTCAACGTCTTCTTCAAGGGACTGCACAGCTACAGCGGGCTGTAG